A genomic stretch from Effusibacillus pohliae DSM 22757 includes:
- a CDS encoding CaiB/BaiF CoA transferase family protein: MGALDGLKVIDLTRVLAGPYCTMILGDLGADVIKIEAPGGSDETRGWGPPFAGDQSAYYLTANRNKRAMTLNLKEAEARDILRTMVKSADVLIQNFRTGTMEKWGLGYDDLHALNPRLIYCSISGFGQSGPYKDLPGYDYVVQAMGGMMSITGSEESGPMKVGVAIADIATGLYCTIAILAALQERHRSGRGQQIDIALLDSQISLLANVASNYLVSGQIPKRYGNQHPNIVPYQTFRASDGEMVVAVGNDRQFQKLCEIIDKPELAGDPAFRSNSERLANRDRLIEMLQAEFLRKSCKEWQELCTSAGIPAGPIYNLQQLFDDPHVAARDMKIEMSHPTAGQIRLVGSPLKLSRSRVEIKRHPPLAGEHTREILREYGFADEQIDDWLARNIL; the protein is encoded by the coding sequence ATGGGGGCGCTGGACGGGTTGAAGGTGATCGATTTGACGCGGGTGCTGGCGGGGCCTTACTGCACGATGATCCTGGGTGACCTGGGGGCGGATGTGATCAAGATTGAAGCACCGGGCGGGAGCGACGAGACGCGCGGCTGGGGGCCGCCGTTTGCGGGGGATCAGAGCGCGTACTATTTGACCGCCAACCGCAACAAGCGGGCGATGACGCTGAATTTGAAGGAAGCGGAAGCGAGGGACATCCTGCGGACGATGGTGAAGTCGGCCGATGTACTGATCCAAAACTTCAGGACCGGCACGATGGAAAAATGGGGTCTCGGCTACGACGATCTGCACGCGCTCAACCCGCGGTTGATCTACTGCTCGATCAGCGGTTTCGGACAATCCGGTCCCTACAAGGACTTGCCCGGTTACGACTACGTCGTGCAAGCGATGGGCGGCATGATGAGCATCACCGGCAGCGAGGAGTCCGGTCCGATGAAAGTGGGCGTGGCGATTGCCGACATCGCAACCGGCTTGTATTGCACGATCGCGATTCTGGCCGCGCTGCAGGAGCGCCACCGTTCCGGCAGGGGACAGCAGATCGACATCGCGCTGCTCGATTCGCAGATCTCGCTGCTTGCCAACGTCGCCAGCAATTATCTGGTCTCGGGTCAGATTCCGAAACGATACGGCAACCAGCATCCGAACATCGTTCCCTACCAGACGTTCCGGGCGAGCGACGGGGAGATGGTGGTGGCTGTCGGCAACGACCGTCAATTTCAAAAATTGTGCGAAATCATCGACAAGCCGGAACTGGCTGGCGATCCGGCGTTTCGGAGCAACTCGGAGCGGCTCGCCAACCGCGACCGGCTGATCGAAATGTTGCAAGCGGAATTTCTCCGCAAATCCTGCAAAGAATGGCAGGAATTGTGCACTTCCGCCGGGATTCCGGCCGGTCCGATTTACAACCTGCAGCAGTTGTTCGACGATCCGCATGTGGCGGCGAGAGACATGAAAATCGAGATGTCCCACCCGACAGCCGGACAGATCCGGCTGGTGGGCAGTCCGCTGAAACTGTCGCGCAGCCGGGTGGAGATCAAGCGGCATCCGCCGCTGGCCGGCGAGCACACGCGGGAGATCTTGCGGGAATACGGATTTGCGGACGAGCAGATCGACGACTGGCTGGCCCGAAATATTCTCTAA
- a CDS encoding 3-hydroxyacyl-CoA dehydrogenase, with the protein MPVKRIAVIGAGVMGQGIAYAAAVGGFRVTLHDVKQSAMERAYQQIQRDVQAGMQRGKLTQAEADAALARIELSETLADAARGADLVIEAVLELMDLKVNLFRQLDEICAPHTILATNTSTMSPTEIAAGTKRPDRCVAMHFFNPVPKMKLVEIIRGMDTSDQTVEIARSVAERMGKETVEVNEFPGFVPGRISALVGNEAMYMLMEGVASAEDIDKAIRLGLGYPMGPLELADLVGLDSRLRNLEYLHKTLGEKYRPCPLLIKYVKAGRLGKKTGRGIFEYDADGRRMTGQ; encoded by the coding sequence TTGCCAGTGAAACGGATTGCAGTGATCGGCGCGGGAGTCATGGGACAGGGAATTGCTTATGCCGCCGCCGTGGGAGGGTTTCGGGTAACTCTGCACGATGTCAAGCAGTCGGCGATGGAACGGGCCTATCAGCAGATCCAACGGGATGTGCAGGCAGGGATGCAGCGGGGAAAACTGACGCAAGCGGAAGCGGATGCGGCACTCGCCCGCATCGAGTTAAGCGAAACTCTTGCAGATGCGGCCAGGGGGGCCGATTTGGTAATCGAAGCCGTGCTGGAGTTGATGGATCTGAAGGTGAATCTGTTCCGGCAATTGGATGAGATTTGTGCGCCGCACACGATCCTTGCGACCAACACATCCACCATGAGTCCGACCGAAATAGCAGCCGGTACCAAACGGCCGGACCGGTGTGTGGCGATGCATTTTTTCAACCCGGTACCCAAGATGAAGCTGGTTGAGATCATCCGCGGCATGGATACGTCCGATCAGACAGTGGAAATCGCGCGGTCTGTCGCCGAGAGGATGGGAAAAGAAACGGTGGAGGTCAACGAATTCCCGGGATTCGTGCCGGGACGAATCAGCGCTCTGGTCGGCAACGAAGCGATGTATATGCTAATGGAGGGTGTGGCCAGTGCGGAAGATATTGACAAGGCGATCAGATTGGGACTCGGCTATCCGATGGGACCGCTTGAGCTGGCCGATCTGGTTGGGTTGGATTCGCGATTGCGCAACCTGGAATATTTGCACAAGACGCTCGGAGAGAAGTACCGGCCTTGTCCTCTGCTTATCAAGTATGTGAAAGCGGGTCGCCTCGGCAAGAAAACAGGTCGCGGGATCTTTGAATACGATGCGGACGGTCGCCGGATGACCGGCCAATAG
- a CDS encoding CaiB/BaiF CoA transferase family protein — protein MAGHSGTRHKKPLQGIRIVDFSRYLPGPYATWRLAGMGAEVIKVEPPDGGDPARYLAERRDGTGLIFLANNRNKKSVTINLKRPEGRQLAFQLACQADVVIEGYRPGVADALGIGYEQIRRVRPDIIYCSLTGFGQTGPLRDLAGHDLNYLALSGVLSQLKDRDGRPVQPTVQFADLIGGMAAAEAILAALVKRSFTSEGNYLDISMTDALIQLMNTHMLYQQVLGIGQGVPVLGGGFVCYHIYETADCRFVTLGALESKFWTNFCRAVGREEWISAQFSPAVEANPIFPELQALFRSRTRYEWTALGRQADCCLTPVLETGEMMDHPHVREKRSGRGGETGTGMMATGMGIGALFGDGGGTDAPAPALGQHNREILQGLLGATDAQLEEWEKQGVV, from the coding sequence GTGGCCGGGCACAGTGGAACACGTCACAAGAAGCCGCTGCAAGGAATCCGCATCGTCGATTTTTCCCGCTATCTGCCGGGGCCGTACGCCACCTGGCGGCTGGCCGGCATGGGAGCGGAAGTGATCAAGGTGGAACCCCCGGACGGGGGCGATCCGGCCCGGTATTTGGCGGAGCGGCGGGATGGCACCGGTTTGATTTTTCTGGCCAACAACCGGAACAAAAAAAGCGTCACGATCAACCTCAAGCGGCCGGAAGGACGGCAGCTCGCCTTTCAGTTGGCGTGCCAGGCGGATGTGGTGATCGAAGGGTACCGCCCCGGGGTGGCGGACGCGCTGGGCATCGGGTATGAACAGATCAGGCGGGTGCGGCCGGACATCATCTACTGCTCCCTCACGGGATTCGGCCAGACAGGTCCCTTGCGCGATCTCGCCGGGCACGACCTGAACTATCTGGCGCTGAGCGGCGTACTCTCGCAGTTGAAAGACCGGGACGGGAGACCGGTTCAACCGACCGTCCAATTCGCCGATTTGATTGGCGGGATGGCGGCTGCGGAGGCGATTTTGGCCGCATTGGTGAAACGTTCTTTTACATCGGAAGGCAACTATCTGGATATTTCGATGACCGATGCGCTGATCCAACTAATGAACACCCATATGCTGTATCAACAGGTGTTGGGAATCGGGCAAGGGGTCCCCGTCCTGGGCGGCGGGTTCGTTTGCTATCACATCTACGAAACGGCCGATTGCAGGTTTGTCACTCTGGGAGCGCTGGAAAGCAAATTTTGGACGAATTTCTGCCGGGCTGTCGGACGGGAGGAATGGATCTCTGCACAGTTCAGTCCGGCGGTCGAAGCGAATCCGATTTTTCCGGAACTGCAGGCGCTGTTCCGCAGCCGTACACGGTACGAATGGACCGCCTTGGGGCGGCAGGCGGACTGTTGCTTGACGCCAGTGCTGGAAACGGGCGAGATGATGGATCATCCACATGTTCGGGAAAAGAGGAGTGGGCGGGGCGGTGAGACGGGCACAGGGATGATGGCGACCGGGATGGGGATAGGTGCCCTGTTTGGGGACGGCGGCGGGACGGATGCCCCGGCACCTGCGCTCGGGCAGCACAACCGCGAGATTTTGCAGGGGCTGCTTGGCGCAACGGATGCGCAGCTCGAGGAATGGGAAAAACAAGGGGTTGTCTGA
- a CDS encoding acyl-CoA dehydrogenase family protein, whose product MDFTLADDIQAIRQIVKEFVGNEVEPVAHLIEENDEIPPKIVEMAKEMGLFGISIPEEYGGLGLGMVGKCAVYEELGKTHNGFTTLVGAHTGIGSVGIVEMGNEEQKRRYLPKMATGEWIGAFALTEPSAGSNATNLKTTAVRKGDRYILNGSKHFITNAKEAHVFTVMAVTDPGKGAKGITSFIVEKDFPGFVLGKTEKKMGLRGSHSCELFFEDLEVPVENRLGEEGEGYVNALKILANGRAGLAARSLGSCQYLLDKSVQYAMERIQFGKPIIEQQAVLHMLSDMAMEIEALRWLVYRVAWMTDQGMNVIKEAAMVKLYGSEVYNRVADKAVQVHGGLGYIAEYPIERFYRDARITRIYEGTSEIQRNIIGAQLIKEYRKKHSPMGV is encoded by the coding sequence ATGGATTTCACGCTCGCGGATGACATTCAGGCGATCAGACAGATTGTGAAAGAATTTGTGGGGAATGAAGTGGAGCCGGTCGCCCATTTGATTGAAGAAAACGACGAAATCCCGCCGAAGATTGTGGAAATGGCGAAGGAAATGGGGCTCTTCGGCATCAGCATCCCGGAGGAGTACGGCGGCCTTGGCTTGGGGATGGTGGGCAAGTGTGCGGTCTACGAAGAGTTGGGCAAGACGCATAACGGATTTACGACACTGGTCGGCGCGCACACCGGAATCGGTTCCGTCGGTATCGTGGAGATGGGGAATGAAGAACAGAAGCGGCGTTATTTGCCCAAAATGGCTACCGGCGAATGGATTGGCGCATTTGCCCTGACCGAACCCAGTGCCGGATCGAACGCGACCAATCTGAAAACGACCGCTGTGCGCAAAGGGGACCGGTACATCCTGAACGGTTCCAAGCACTTTATCACCAACGCGAAAGAGGCGCATGTGTTCACTGTCATGGCGGTCACAGATCCGGGCAAAGGGGCGAAAGGCATCACTTCTTTCATTGTGGAGAAAGATTTTCCGGGATTTGTCCTCGGCAAAACGGAAAAAAAGATGGGGCTGCGCGGCTCCCATTCCTGCGAACTGTTTTTTGAAGACCTCGAGGTGCCGGTTGAAAATCGGCTCGGCGAGGAAGGCGAGGGCTATGTCAACGCGTTGAAAATTCTGGCCAATGGTCGCGCCGGACTGGCCGCCCGCAGTCTCGGTTCCTGCCAATACCTGCTGGACAAATCGGTCCAGTATGCAATGGAACGAATCCAATTCGGCAAACCGATTATCGAACAGCAGGCGGTTCTCCATATGCTGTCCGATATGGCGATGGAGATCGAAGCCCTCCGTTGGCTGGTGTATCGGGTGGCCTGGATGACCGATCAGGGAATGAACGTCATCAAAGAAGCGGCGATGGTTAAACTTTACGGCTCGGAAGTCTACAACCGGGTCGCCGACAAGGCGGTGCAGGTGCACGGCGGGCTGGGGTATATCGCGGAATATCCGATCGAACGTTTCTACCGGGACGCCAGAATTACAAGAATTTACGAGGGGACGTCGGAGATTCAGCGCAACATCATCGGAGCCCAGCTCATCAAAGAGTACAGGAAAAAACATTCACCCATGGGGGTGTAG
- a CDS encoding MaoC/PaaZ C-terminal domain-containing protein, whose translation MEPIKRWAAGDELPAIVKQPVTHTQLVRYAGASGDFNPIHTVVSVAQQAGLGDVIAHGMLIMGFAGQAICTWFPRKDLRRFKVRFAAMTRPGEQIVVSGKVVERITVGGEPRLLCNVAASNQDGETKLKGEFEVAWRERAE comes from the coding sequence GTGGAACCGATCAAACGTTGGGCAGCAGGTGATGAACTGCCAGCGATCGTCAAACAGCCGGTCACTCACACACAGTTGGTGCGTTACGCCGGTGCGTCGGGCGACTTCAATCCGATTCACACGGTGGTGTCGGTGGCGCAGCAGGCGGGACTGGGCGATGTGATTGCACACGGCATGCTGATTATGGGATTTGCCGGGCAAGCGATCTGCACCTGGTTTCCGCGCAAGGATCTGCGGCGCTTCAAGGTGCGGTTTGCGGCGATGACCCGTCCCGGGGAACAGATTGTCGTCAGCGGCAAAGTGGTGGAACGGATCACGGTGGGCGGGGAGCCTCGGCTGCTCTGCAATGTGGCGGCAAGCAACCAGGACGGGGAAACGAAGCTGAAAGGCGAATTTGAGGTGGCATGGAGGGAGCGGGCGGAATGA
- a CDS encoding SDR family NAD(P)-dependent oxidoreductase — protein sequence MSMLQGKVAIVTGSGRGVGRAAADMLAEHGAAVVINDLDEAPAAEAVAAIKEKGGQAISVVGSVTDPDFPKRVMQQTIQAFGRLDILVNNAGYTWDSLIHKMTDEQFQAMLDVHLIAPFRLIREAAPYMRDAAKTEMEQGQTVYRKIVNVSSVAGIMGNVGQANYASAKAGVIGLTKTIAREWGSFNINCNAVAFGLIDTRLTQSKEKGETVQGVAIGIPEKVRQMFEQSIPQRRAGTPEEAAAAIFYLASPLSNYVNGQVLNVNGGFYT from the coding sequence ATGAGCATGCTGCAGGGAAAAGTGGCGATTGTCACCGGCTCGGGACGCGGAGTCGGCCGGGCGGCGGCCGATATGTTGGCGGAGCACGGGGCGGCAGTGGTGATCAACGACCTGGATGAAGCGCCGGCGGCGGAAGCGGTGGCGGCAATTAAGGAAAAAGGGGGTCAGGCGATCAGTGTGGTCGGCAGCGTGACCGATCCGGATTTTCCGAAACGGGTGATGCAGCAAACGATCCAGGCGTTCGGCCGCCTGGATATTCTGGTCAACAACGCGGGTTACACGTGGGACAGCCTGATTCACAAAATGACGGACGAACAGTTTCAGGCGATGCTCGACGTCCATCTGATCGCCCCGTTCCGGTTGATCCGGGAAGCGGCCCCCTACATGCGGGATGCGGCCAAAACGGAGATGGAACAAGGGCAGACGGTGTATCGAAAGATCGTCAATGTGTCGTCAGTAGCCGGCATCATGGGCAATGTCGGACAGGCGAACTATGCGTCGGCGAAAGCCGGGGTGATCGGCTTGACGAAGACGATTGCCCGCGAATGGGGGTCGTTCAACATCAATTGCAACGCCGTCGCGTTCGGTTTAATCGACACCCGCCTGACCCAATCGAAGGAAAAAGGGGAAACGGTGCAGGGGGTGGCGATCGGCATCCCGGAAAAAGTCCGCCAGATGTTTGAACAGTCGATTCCGCAACGCCGGGCCGGCACTCCGGAGGAAGCGGCGGCAGCGATTTTCTATCTGGCTTCCCCGCTGTCCAATTATGTGAACGGTCAGGTGCTGAATGTCAACGGAGGATTTTACACCTGA
- a CDS encoding nitronate monooxygenase, translating to MLLWPQAVDAVTIPVLAGGGVADGRGLAAALALGAEGVVMGTRFLATQESPVHENVKRWMLEASEMDTALIQKSIGSASRVARNSVALEVMKAEANGATLAELPPLITGQRSVRVYNDGDVEAEQIISRLGGRISHN from the coding sequence GTGCTGCTTTGGCCACAAGCTGTCGATGCGGTAACCATTCCGGTACTCGCGGGAGGTGGGGTGGCGGACGGACGCGGTCTGGCTGCGGCACTGGCGTTGGGAGCGGAAGGGGTGGTGATGGGAACGCGTTTTTTGGCCACTCAGGAATCGCCTGTGCACGAGAACGTGAAGCGATGGATGTTGGAAGCGTCAGAGATGGATACGGCGCTCATCCAAAAATCGATTGGATCGGCGTCACGGGTGGCCCGCAACTCGGTTGCGCTGGAAGTGATGAAAGCGGAAGCAAACGGGGCCACGCTTGCGGAACTGCCCCCACTGATCACGGGACAACGATCTGTACGTGTGTACAACGACGGGGATGTGGAAGCCGAACAAATCATTTCCCGATTGGGTGGGCGAATAAGTCACAACTGA
- a CDS encoding acyl-CoA dehydrogenase family protein: protein MNFAFSSEQEAVRKLVRSFVDKEIMPYIQEWDAQGHFERGILKRLAELELMGVCIPERYGGSGMDYNTLAIVCEELERGDTAFRTAVSVHTGLNSMTILQWGNEFQKQKYLVPQARGEKIGAFGLTEPGAGSDVAAMATTAVRDGDLYILNGSKTWISLCDVADHFLIFAYTDKSKKHRGISCFIVERTFPGVTTRAIKGKLGIRAGNTGEVFLEDVRVPAENRLGEEGEGFAIAMSALDNGRFTVAAGACGLIQACLEASLKYCHERETFGKKIGQHQLVQQMIAKMVAGLETSRLLVYRAGWMKNQGLRNTRETSLAKWVACDAAFNAANDAVQIHGAYGYSNEYPVERYLRNSKAPVIYEGTREIHTIMQAEYALGYRTDKPLRKMLPAWPFEEVETANDLQDIL from the coding sequence ATGAATTTTGCATTTTCCAGCGAACAGGAAGCGGTCCGCAAACTGGTGCGGTCGTTTGTCGACAAGGAAATCATGCCGTACATCCAGGAATGGGATGCGCAAGGCCATTTTGAACGGGGTATTCTGAAACGGCTGGCGGAACTGGAGTTGATGGGCGTCTGCATTCCGGAGCGTTACGGCGGCAGCGGCATGGACTACAACACGCTGGCGATCGTGTGCGAGGAACTGGAGCGCGGGGATACCGCTTTCCGCACGGCGGTGTCAGTGCATACCGGCTTGAACAGCATGACGATTTTGCAGTGGGGCAACGAGTTCCAGAAGCAAAAATATCTGGTGCCGCAAGCGCGCGGCGAAAAAATCGGGGCGTTCGGCCTGACCGAGCCGGGAGCCGGATCGGATGTGGCGGCGATGGCGACAACGGCTGTCCGCGACGGCGATTTGTACATCCTCAACGGTTCGAAAACATGGATTTCCCTGTGTGACGTGGCGGACCATTTCCTGATTTTTGCGTATACGGACAAAAGCAAAAAGCACCGCGGCATCAGCTGTTTCATCGTCGAGCGGACGTTCCCGGGCGTCACGACAAGAGCCATCAAAGGAAAATTGGGCATTCGCGCGGGCAACACCGGCGAAGTGTTTTTGGAGGATGTGCGGGTGCCGGCGGAAAATCGGTTGGGGGAAGAGGGAGAAGGCTTCGCAATCGCGATGTCGGCGCTTGACAACGGGCGCTTTACCGTGGCCGCGGGCGCTTGCGGTCTGATTCAGGCGTGCCTGGAAGCGAGCCTCAAATACTGTCATGAGCGGGAAACGTTCGGCAAAAAAATTGGCCAACACCAGTTGGTGCAGCAGATGATCGCCAAGATGGTGGCAGGTTTGGAAACGTCCCGCCTGCTCGTCTACCGCGCCGGCTGGATGAAAAATCAGGGCCTGCGCAACACGCGGGAAACGTCGCTGGCGAAATGGGTGGCGTGCGATGCAGCGTTTAACGCGGCGAACGACGCGGTGCAAATTCACGGTGCATACGGCTATTCGAACGAGTATCCGGTGGAACGCTATCTGCGCAATTCGAAAGCGCCCGTGATTTACGAAGGGACGCGGGAAATCCACACGATCATGCAGGCTGAGTACGCGCTTGGCTACCGGACGGATAAACCGCTGCGCAAGATGCTGCCCGCGTGGCCGTTTGAGGAGGTGGAAACCGCGAACGATCTGCAGGACATCTTGTGA
- a CDS encoding MaoC family dehydratase N-terminal domain-containing protein, translated as MQKDITKWIGRQFGPYTFVVERGKIREFALAIGDDNPIYTDREQAVSAGFPDIPVPPTFATVIDMWGGPDFFQLVEQLQLNLLKVLHGEQEYEYLADIHPGDEITARTEVVDAQVKQGASGGMNLLTLETRYQNQRGETVLIGRSKIVERF; from the coding sequence ATGCAAAAAGACATCACAAAATGGATCGGCCGCCAGTTCGGGCCGTACACGTTTGTGGTTGAACGGGGAAAAATCCGCGAGTTTGCGCTGGCGATCGGCGACGACAATCCGATCTACACGGATCGTGAACAGGCGGTTTCGGCGGGGTTTCCGGACATCCCGGTTCCTCCTACGTTTGCAACCGTGATCGACATGTGGGGCGGACCCGATTTTTTTCAGTTGGTGGAGCAGCTGCAGTTGAATCTGCTAAAAGTGCTGCACGGCGAGCAGGAGTACGAATACCTGGCGGACATCCATCCGGGTGATGAGATCACCGCCCGAACCGAGGTGGTGGATGCTCAAGTGAAACAAGGGGCGAGCGGCGGGATGAATCTGCTGACGCTGGAGACCCGCTATCAAAACCAGCGCGGGGAAACGGTCCTGATCGGCCGTTCGAAGATTGTGGAACGGTTTTGA
- a CDS encoding acyl-CoA dehydrogenase family protein: MVQFSEELRQIARTVEEFVDNEVEPYANLIEEEDYVPGHVLEKAKRLGLYGMGIPEEYGGLGLGVVGKCLILEKMGRTHNGFVSIISAHTGIGSTGIVRFGSEHLKRTYLPDLAQGKLLAAFALSEPEAGSDATNIKTRAEKKGDRWILNGMKHFITNGPYADLFTVIAVTDPAKGVKGGFTAFAVEKKFPGFEVGAVDKKMGLRGSHTCQIFFEDCEVPEENVIGEVGMGYASALKILAEGRCTLAARAYGSCLKLIELAGDYMKQRVQFGKPIAENQGLRWMLADMATETEVGRAFNYTVAQKLENGEKAIKEAAMTKLFATETFNKVADRALQMFGGIGYMKEYAVERFYRDARITKIYEGTNEIQRNIIAAQLLAN, encoded by the coding sequence ATGGTGCAGTTTTCCGAAGAATTGCGGCAAATTGCCAGGACAGTCGAGGAATTTGTCGACAATGAAGTGGAACCTTACGCAAATCTGATCGAAGAAGAGGACTATGTACCGGGTCATGTGCTGGAGAAGGCAAAGCGATTGGGACTCTACGGGATGGGCATTCCGGAAGAATACGGCGGTCTTGGGCTCGGCGTCGTGGGCAAGTGTCTGATTCTCGAGAAAATGGGCCGCACCCACAACGGATTTGTGTCGATCATCAGCGCCCACACGGGAATCGGCAGCACCGGAATCGTACGATTTGGCAGCGAGCACCTGAAGCGGACATATCTGCCCGATCTGGCGCAAGGAAAGCTGCTGGCCGCCTTTGCTTTGTCCGAGCCGGAAGCGGGTTCGGATGCGACCAACATCAAAACGCGGGCGGAGAAAAAAGGAGACCGCTGGATCTTGAACGGCATGAAACATTTTATCACCAACGGCCCGTATGCCGATCTGTTCACCGTGATCGCCGTTACCGATCCGGCAAAAGGGGTCAAGGGCGGATTTACCGCATTTGCCGTCGAGAAAAAATTCCCGGGCTTCGAGGTGGGGGCGGTAGACAAAAAAATGGGTCTTCGCGGTTCGCACACTTGCCAAATTTTCTTTGAGGATTGCGAAGTGCCGGAGGAAAACGTGATTGGCGAAGTCGGAATGGGATATGCTTCGGCGCTAAAGATTTTGGCGGAGGGCCGCTGTACACTGGCTGCCCGCGCTTACGGTTCCTGCCTGAAATTGATCGAACTGGCGGGCGACTACATGAAACAGCGCGTGCAGTTCGGCAAACCGATCGCGGAGAATCAGGGCCTGCGGTGGATGCTTGCGGATATGGCAACGGAAACGGAAGTGGGCCGAGCTTTCAATTATACAGTGGCGCAGAAACTGGAAAATGGCGAAAAAGCGATCAAAGAAGCGGCCATGACAAAGCTGTTTGCCACCGAGACGTTCAACAAGGTGGCCGATCGGGCGCTGCAGATGTTCGGTGGGATCGGATATATGAAAGAGTATGCCGTGGAGCGGTTTTACCGTGACGCACGGATCACCAAAATTTACGAGGGGACCAATGAGATCCAGCGTAACATCATAGCGGCCCAGTTACTGGCCAACTAG
- a CDS encoding DUF3870 domain-containing protein, protein MVGQERVGELFAGKSIFIAGHAKLPQGMAAKSVFDSLTITAEVDSKYGVILEASCTLATEHGRNFIGSLLRGHSLREGIDELIELVQRHYLGKAQNALVAALRDLHVQYENLIKQTGGRLP, encoded by the coding sequence ATGGTAGGACAGGAGAGGGTGGGGGAGTTGTTTGCCGGGAAGTCGATTTTTATCGCGGGACATGCAAAACTGCCGCAGGGCATGGCGGCCAAAAGCGTTTTTGATTCGCTGACGATCACGGCGGAAGTCGACAGCAAATACGGGGTGATCCTGGAAGCGTCCTGCACGCTGGCAACCGAACACGGCAGGAACTTTATCGGGTCCCTGCTGCGGGGGCACAGTCTGCGAGAGGGGATCGACGAGCTGATCGAACTGGTGCAGCGCCATTATCTGGGAAAAGCGCAAAACGCGCTGGTCGCCGCACTGCGGGATCTGCATGTGCAATACGAAAATCTGATCAAACAGACAGGAGGACGCTTGCCGTAA
- a CDS encoding DNA recombination RmuC family protein, with protein MSDQLKNIEEKLSQLVTMVASLRTEQQSMRQEMNSMREEMDQRFDQLRQEMNQRFDQLQKRIDDVSQSVNFLVHKTGEHDKDIYILKQRVMSL; from the coding sequence ATGTCCGACCAACTGAAAAACATCGAGGAAAAGCTCAGCCAGCTTGTCACGATGGTGGCCAGCCTCCGTACGGAACAACAGAGCATGCGGCAGGAAATGAACAGCATGCGGGAAGAAATGGATCAGCGTTTCGACCAGTTGCGGCAGGAAATGAACCAGCGATTCGATCAGTTGCAGAAGAGAATCGACGACGTCAGCCAATCGGTAAATTTTCTTGTCCACAAGACGGGCGAACATGACAAGGATATTTACATTTTGAAACAGCGCGTAATGAGTTTGTAA